The following are from one region of the Paenibacillus sp. KS-LC4 genome:
- a CDS encoding response regulator transcription factor: MHTILVADDDANIRELVCLFLRNDGFATVEAVDGKEALTVYSSTHVDLVVLDIMMPMMDGWTLCKELRRANPDLPLLMLTARGETWEKVKGFELGTDDYLTKPFDPLELTARVRALLKRYRIGSTQTIQFGSITLDRQSYKVTRGSESFTLPLKEFELLYKLAGTPGQVYTREQLIDQIWGINYAGDDRTIDVHIKRLRERFGTTPEFRIETVRGLGYRLEVYE, translated from the coding sequence ATGCATACCATACTGGTTGCTGACGATGACGCGAACATTCGCGAACTTGTCTGTTTATTTTTACGCAACGATGGATTCGCAACCGTTGAAGCTGTGGACGGCAAGGAAGCGCTGACCGTCTACTCCTCAACGCATGTCGATCTTGTCGTGCTTGATATAATGATGCCGATGATGGATGGATGGACGTTATGCAAGGAGCTGAGAAGAGCAAATCCTGATCTTCCCTTGCTTATGCTGACCGCCCGAGGCGAAACATGGGAGAAAGTGAAGGGGTTCGAGCTTGGGACGGACGACTACTTGACGAAACCATTCGACCCATTGGAGTTGACTGCTCGGGTGAGGGCATTGCTGAAGCGTTACCGAATTGGCTCTACTCAAACGATCCAGTTTGGCAGCATCACCCTTGATAGGCAGTCTTATAAGGTAACAAGGGGCAGCGAGTCGTTCACGCTGCCGCTCAAGGAGTTCGAACTGCTTTATAAGCTTGCTGGAACTCCCGGACAAGTCTATACGCGCGAGCAACTGATTGACCAAATTTGGGGCATCAATTACGCTGGAGATGATCGAACCATAGATGTACATATTAAACGTCTGCGCGAACGGTTCGGGACTACACCGGAATTTCGCATTGAGACAGTGCGCGGACTTGGCTATCGGCTTGAGGTTTACGAATGA
- a CDS encoding alpha/beta hydrolase, whose translation MRKWARRLGKIVVFGVLAIALLIGAGAIYEQASIRNDMKSYTPSGKLYKVHGENMHVYTGGQGDVTVVMVSGWGTASPYVDFSPLYERLAPHVKFAVYDRFGYGYSDTTDKKRDIDTITDEIHDALKAAGQKPPYLLAAHSLGALETIRYAQKYPDEVQGIVMIDGGSPEYYNIDSEALQSSFLNTLLIKTGVIRMLYQSDGVIESSRATRNGLKYVPDDLIRIDQIASMLTLDNANIKGEFQQAQTNAKIVLDAKQPFSFPLTILTADYFGVSEELWTKSQAAFTSWSLQPKQIVVKDAEHYVHQYQPDLVAEEILSLAKR comes from the coding sequence ATGAGAAAATGGGCTAGACGTTTAGGGAAAATAGTTGTTTTTGGTGTACTTGCTATCGCGCTGCTAATCGGAGCAGGGGCGATTTATGAACAGGCAAGCATTCGTAATGATATGAAATCCTATACACCTAGCGGTAAGCTGTATAAGGTTCATGGAGAAAACATGCATGTATATACAGGTGGGCAAGGGGATGTCACCGTTGTAATGGTCTCAGGCTGGGGCACCGCCAGTCCCTATGTAGATTTTTCTCCGCTATATGAGAGGCTCGCGCCTCATGTGAAATTCGCCGTTTATGACAGATTTGGCTATGGGTACAGTGATACGACCGATAAGAAGCGTGACATTGATACGATAACGGATGAAATTCACGATGCGCTGAAGGCAGCTGGTCAAAAACCGCCTTACTTGCTTGCGGCACATTCGTTGGGGGCGCTTGAAACGATTCGATATGCACAGAAATACCCGGATGAAGTTCAAGGTATTGTGATGATAGACGGCGGTAGTCCTGAATATTATAACATCGACTCTGAAGCACTACAGAGCAGTTTCCTAAATACGCTGCTGATTAAAACGGGTGTGATTCGAATGCTGTATCAGTCTGACGGCGTTATCGAAAGCTCACGTGCTACTCGCAATGGGTTGAAGTATGTTCCTGATGACTTAATAAGAATTGATCAGATAGCCTCGATGCTGACGCTTGATAATGCCAATATAAAGGGTGAATTTCAGCAAGCGCAGACTAATGCGAAGATCGTATTGGATGCCAAACAGCCGTTTTCTTTTCCGCTAACGATATTAACAGCCGATTACTTCGGGGTTAGCGAAGAGCTCTGGACTAAAAGTCAAGCAGCCTTTACTTCATGGTCATTACAGCCGAAGCAAATCGTTGTTAAAGACGCGGAGCACTACGTTCATCAATATCAGCCTGATCTTGTTGCAGAAGAAATATTGTCACTGGCCAAACGCTAG
- a CDS encoding NADPH-dependent FMN reductase, translated as MAKTIGLIVGSLRENSYNRMVARTLSELDATLAFKWIELKELPLFNEDLEVGDGPEAVQVFKAAIQAVDGIIIVTPEYNSGIPGVLKNAIDWASRPSRGSVLHRKPFGLIGATPGGMGTVHAQLQTRHVLESVQAQVLPFQKLLISQVHTKVDTKQQRLTDEKTKEYLQAYLQKFVRWIDHVPALDLL; from the coding sequence ATGGCAAAAACAATTGGACTAATCGTAGGGAGCCTGCGGGAAAATTCATATAATCGAATGGTGGCACGGACGCTGAGCGAGCTCGATGCTACTCTTGCATTCAAGTGGATTGAGCTAAAGGAGCTTCCTTTATTTAATGAAGATTTGGAAGTGGGAGACGGACCAGAGGCGGTACAGGTTTTTAAAGCGGCTATTCAAGCAGTGGATGGCATCATTATTGTAACGCCGGAGTACAACTCAGGCATTCCCGGCGTGCTTAAAAATGCGATTGACTGGGCATCCAGACCTTCTCGCGGCTCCGTGTTACACAGAAAGCCGTTCGGTCTAATTGGCGCAACGCCAGGCGGCATGGGAACCGTTCATGCTCAGCTTCAAACCCGGCATGTTCTGGAGTCTGTTCAGGCACAGGTGCTTCCTTTTCAAAAGCTGCTTATTTCACAGGTGCACACAAAAGTAGATACGAAGCAGCAGCGCCTAACGGATGAGAAGACGAAGGAATATTTGCAGGCTTATTTGCAAAAGTTTGTCCGTTGGATCGATCATGTTCCTGCATTGGATCTGCTATAA
- a CDS encoding spore germination protein — translation MPESKVNTTRDLYNELVSELGNSSDLSTRNCLIGEERIPASVVWIDGLISKQNLNADVISPLISGTQQMKLRDQSESPLQLLCSYILTANHVKLVYTCEECVPLLVCGWTIILVDDSDGAIAVNTQGLETRSIDEPASSSVIRGPRDGFVEALGVNISLIRRRIRDKAFRVETLTVGNVSHTKIAMVYIHDRAAKETVDEIRKRLQKIDIDAVLESHYVEEIIKDSPTSFFPTVYSTERPDDVAGIILDGRVAIVVDGTPFVLALPCTLFHLLKTTEDLYLAYPVATFIRWIRYAGFFITLLLPSTYVGILTYHPEMVPPQLLSSILSARDGVPFPVLMEALIMEIIFEGLREASIRMPRSIGSAISIVGALVIGESAVQAGIISSPSVMIVAGTAIASFTIPSISLSGTIRMLRFFMLLLASLVGLYGIIIGLFMLGIQLASIQSVGLPYLSPFAPFKKKEAEKAIFRVPWFTLRNKR, via the coding sequence ATGCCCGAAAGCAAGGTAAACACGACGCGCGACCTTTATAATGAGCTAGTGTCCGAGCTTGGCAACAGCTCAGATTTATCAACAAGAAACTGCTTGATCGGCGAGGAACGCATTCCAGCCTCTGTCGTCTGGATAGACGGTCTCATCAGCAAGCAAAATTTAAATGCCGATGTTATTTCGCCACTCATTTCTGGAACACAGCAGATGAAGCTGCGGGATCAAAGCGAATCGCCTCTTCAACTGCTTTGCAGCTACATACTGACAGCCAATCATGTGAAATTGGTTTATACATGCGAGGAATGCGTGCCTCTGCTCGTTTGCGGCTGGACGATTATTTTGGTAGATGACAGCGACGGAGCCATTGCGGTCAATACACAAGGTCTTGAAACCCGAAGCATTGATGAACCAGCTTCATCCAGTGTCATTCGCGGCCCGCGAGATGGCTTCGTCGAGGCTTTGGGTGTCAACATTTCACTCATACGCAGACGTATTCGCGACAAGGCTTTTCGTGTGGAAACGCTGACGGTCGGCAATGTGTCGCATACCAAAATCGCGATGGTTTATATACATGATCGTGCAGCGAAGGAAACGGTTGACGAAATACGCAAACGACTTCAGAAAATCGACATCGATGCGGTATTAGAATCACACTACGTTGAGGAGATTATTAAAGACAGCCCTACCTCCTTCTTTCCTACGGTATATAGTACCGAGCGGCCTGATGATGTGGCTGGCATTATATTGGACGGACGTGTGGCCATTGTCGTCGATGGAACTCCCTTTGTGCTAGCCCTGCCTTGTACGCTGTTTCATTTGCTTAAGACGACTGAGGATTTATATTTGGCTTACCCTGTAGCTACTTTCATTCGGTGGATTCGTTACGCTGGTTTTTTCATTACGCTGCTGCTGCCCTCTACCTACGTCGGCATTTTGACCTACCACCCGGAGATGGTGCCTCCGCAGCTCCTGAGCAGCATTTTGTCTGCACGGGATGGCGTTCCCTTTCCCGTCTTAATGGAGGCGCTAATTATGGAGATCATTTTTGAGGGGCTGCGCGAGGCGAGCATTCGGATGCCCCGTTCAATTGGTTCTGCCATCAGTATCGTAGGAGCACTCGTTATTGGCGAATCCGCAGTACAAGCCGGTATTATCTCCTCCCCATCGGTCATGATTGTTGCTGGCACAGCAATCGCCTCCTTCACGATACCTTCCATTTCTCTATCGGGGACGATACGGATGCTGCGGTTTTTCATGCTGCTGCTCGCTTCGCTTGTAGGGCTTTACGGGATTATTATTGGATTGTTTATGCTGGGAATCCAGCTTGCCTCCATTCAATCGGTAGGCTTGCCCTATTTATCGCCATTCGCTCCGTTTAAGAAAAAGGAAGCCGAGAAAGCCATATTTCGTGTTCCGTGGTTTACACTTCGCAATAAACGTTAA
- a CDS encoding Ger(x)C family spore germination protein — protein sequence MFLHLSRFVCILSMLLLLSGCWSQINFDQLTVVSAIGMDVNKQGQLQVTVQLVNPTLPVAAGGGVQQRRAIATYTANGITFEDALETIRKQAKKSLFFSQTKVLLIGERLAKKGLDDSMDFFWREPNQNFNCWVMVSRHPVKEVLTDTKELQAVAAEEWKAYFKNKTYKPTSGGIQLYQFLPRLKQSGFQVAVPGLLQVGKSGKRDLVMEITDLAVFRNNKMVGWLNNEETQVVSWLTELSSRGLFQMTTKDKKSIMFELKNIHIAMKPAFENGQLQMNVHMKARASIKTSTEVMDLTEKKTTDLIKTELSSAIAASIEGALHKLFHTYKSDAVGFGETIHRKDPKSWELLKESWNEELANIKVKTDISIELIKSGLLIDSKIKKDDVK from the coding sequence GTGTTTCTCCACCTTAGTAGATTTGTCTGCATCCTTAGTATGCTCCTGCTCCTTAGCGGCTGCTGGAGCCAAATCAATTTTGATCAATTGACTGTGGTTTCAGCTATAGGTATGGATGTAAATAAACAGGGGCAGCTTCAGGTTACCGTCCAGCTCGTAAATCCGACACTCCCCGTTGCCGCTGGCGGAGGCGTACAGCAGCGCAGAGCGATTGCTACGTATACGGCAAACGGCATAACCTTTGAAGATGCACTCGAGACGATTCGTAAGCAAGCGAAGAAAAGCCTCTTTTTCTCCCAAACGAAGGTTCTTCTCATTGGAGAACGTTTAGCCAAAAAAGGCTTAGACGATAGTATGGACTTCTTCTGGCGGGAGCCTAACCAGAATTTCAACTGCTGGGTGATGGTTTCACGGCACCCTGTCAAGGAAGTACTGACTGACACCAAGGAGCTGCAAGCTGTAGCTGCTGAGGAATGGAAAGCTTATTTTAAAAATAAAACCTACAAGCCGACAAGCGGCGGCATTCAGCTGTATCAATTTTTGCCTAGACTAAAGCAGTCAGGCTTTCAAGTAGCGGTGCCTGGCTTGCTCCAGGTTGGCAAGTCAGGTAAACGGGACCTGGTGATGGAAATTACGGATCTTGCTGTTTTTCGAAATAATAAAATGGTAGGCTGGCTGAATAACGAGGAAACACAGGTTGTAAGCTGGTTGACGGAGCTGTCTTCACGTGGCTTGTTCCAGATGACGACCAAGGATAAGAAATCAATCATGTTTGAGTTGAAAAATATCCATATTGCTATGAAGCCAGCATTTGAAAATGGACAGCTGCAAATGAACGTTCATATGAAAGCCAGAGCTTCCATTAAAACGTCTACGGAGGTGATGGATTTGACGGAGAAAAAAACGACAGATCTAATCAAAACAGAGCTGAGCAGCGCAATTGCAGCATCCATAGAGGGAGCCCTTCACAAGCTCTTTCACACCTACAAAAGCGACGCTGTTGGCTTTGGAGAAACGATCCATCGCAAAGATCCAAAAAGCTGGGAATTGCTGAAAGAGAGCTGGAATGAGGAGCTTGCTAACATTAAGGTGAAGACCGACATTTCTATCGAGCTTATAAAATCCGGCTTGCTTATTGACAGCAAAATAAAAAAGGATGATGTGAAGTGA
- a CDS encoding endospore germination permease — translation MKKGLISSSEFFFIIFVSITSLTFFSVPSQLISKVKQDLWLSMILGAVIDIYVAILLYRLGRMYAGQSLIQYTRSILGKTGKAVGLIFLLFFLGVMVTAMWIYCDFLSRTLMPETPRLVFSISMTICAGLAAVKGVEAIARLSQIIGVIILLTSIVLFTSSIPYIELHYLLPPFEHGIFPAVRGAIYPGSWFGICIMMGMLMPHIKQQKSILKMKVYAVILGTSIMTLYLLYSILVMGPMMAAHFENPIYILSRITQFLIFERIEVLLLLIFISGSFITISTLYYAISEGTAQWLGMKSYKPWVYVFGAILILSPMLPYSTEGHIVDRYLSYWFPLVTLIIEGGLMTFLFICAMIKHRASRSSS, via the coding sequence GTGAAAAAGGGTCTAATTTCATCGAGTGAATTCTTTTTCATTATTTTTGTCTCGATTACCTCGCTCACATTTTTCTCGGTTCCGAGCCAGCTGATCTCTAAGGTTAAGCAGGACTTATGGCTGTCGATGATTTTGGGCGCTGTAATTGATATTTATGTCGCTATTCTTCTTTATCGGCTGGGCAGAATGTATGCTGGACAATCGTTAATTCAATATACACGCAGCATATTAGGAAAAACTGGCAAAGCTGTCGGTCTTATTTTCCTGCTGTTTTTTCTCGGAGTAATGGTTACAGCCATGTGGATTTACTGTGATTTCTTGTCTAGAACCCTTATGCCCGAAACCCCTCGGTTAGTCTTCTCCATCTCGATGACGATATGCGCCGGGCTTGCTGCCGTAAAGGGTGTTGAGGCCATTGCAAGATTGAGCCAAATTATTGGCGTCATTATCTTGCTAACCTCCATTGTGTTATTTACCAGCTCCATTCCCTATATTGAGCTGCACTATCTGCTCCCACCCTTCGAGCACGGTATATTTCCCGCCGTGCGAGGCGCGATCTATCCCGGCAGCTGGTTTGGGATTTGCATCATGATGGGAATGCTGATGCCGCATATTAAACAACAAAAGAGCATTTTAAAAATGAAGGTCTACGCCGTCATACTCGGCACTTCCATCATGACGCTTTATTTGTTATACAGCATACTGGTGATGGGTCCTATGATGGCAGCGCATTTTGAAAATCCCATCTATATTCTGTCGAGAATTACGCAGTTTCTTATTTTTGAGAGAATCGAGGTGCTGCTGCTGCTTATCTTTATTTCGGGCTCATTCATTACGATCTCAACCTTGTATTACGCTATTTCGGAGGGAACCGCGCAGTGGCTCGGAATGAAGTCCTATAAACCATGGGTATATGTGTTCGGCGCTATACTTATATTGAGCCCTATGCTCCCGTACAGCACCGAAGGCCATATCGTTGATCGGTATTTAAGCTATTGGTTTCCGCTCGTAACGCTCATTATTGAAGGCGGATTAATGACCTTCCTATTCATCTGTGCCATGATTAAGCATCGGGCGAGCCGCTCCTCTTCTTGA
- a CDS encoding LacI family DNA-binding transcriptional regulator translates to MKATIYDIAKEAGVSIATVSQVINGKGKISEERRNEVMRIMERLNYQPSVIASALTGKRTFTLGLLVPDISNPFFAEIARAVEDQSRRLGYSLVICSTDNKDERVERYLSLLRQKSVDGIIIGTGIDNEDIIKPLLTQSIAVALIARDMPALAVHTVIVEDFKGGALGARHLLEEGHQRVAVLAEHMKVSSSRERVRGFRSVVEAAGLPWSDASVKFCDYTLEDGKRKALELLKLTERPTALFCCNELLAIGALQAAKELKLRIPRDVSVIGFDNTILASVSDPPLTTIAQPIEAMGKKVVDLLVEALQSKSASAKAERFVLEPELIIRHSTSSIHL, encoded by the coding sequence ATGAAAGCCACCATCTATGATATCGCAAAGGAAGCGGGAGTCTCGATTGCGACTGTTTCCCAGGTCATTAATGGCAAAGGAAAAATCAGCGAAGAACGGCGCAATGAAGTCATGCGCATAATGGAGCGGCTTAATTACCAGCCAAGTGTAATCGCTTCCGCGCTGACTGGAAAACGAACATTTACGCTCGGACTGCTCGTTCCAGACATATCCAACCCCTTTTTTGCCGAAATTGCCCGCGCCGTTGAGGATCAGAGCCGTCGCTTAGGCTACAGCCTCGTCATATGCAGCACCGACAATAAAGATGAGCGAGTGGAGCGCTATCTGTCGCTGCTGCGGCAAAAAAGCGTGGACGGCATCATTATCGGTACCGGGATTGATAATGAGGATATTATTAAGCCGCTGCTGACGCAGTCCATTGCTGTAGCACTAATTGCGCGGGACATGCCTGCTCTCGCTGTGCATACAGTCATTGTGGAGGATTTCAAAGGGGGAGCGCTTGGGGCTCGGCATTTGCTTGAGGAAGGGCATCAACGGGTCGCGGTGCTTGCCGAGCATATGAAGGTCAGCAGCAGCCGGGAGCGGGTCAGGGGATTTAGAAGTGTCGTCGAAGCAGCTGGGCTGCCTTGGTCTGACGCCTCCGTCAAGTTTTGCGACTACACGCTGGAGGATGGCAAGCGCAAAGCGCTGGAGCTGCTGAAGCTGACGGAACGGCCTACCGCCTTGTTTTGCTGTAATGAGCTGCTCGCTATCGGCGCCTTGCAGGCAGCGAAGGAGCTTAAGCTTCGTATTCCGCGTGATGTATCGGTAATCGGCTTTGATAATACGATTTTGGCCTCGGTAAGTGATCCGCCGCTGACGACTATTGCACAGCCTATTGAAGCGATGGGGAAAAAGGTTGTTGATCTGCTGGTAGAAGCGCTGCAAAGCAAATCAGCTTCTGCAAAAGCAGAACGTTTCGTGCTGGAGCCCGAGCTCATTATTAGACATTCGACAAGCTCGATTCATTTATAA
- the iolB gene encoding 5-deoxy-glucuronate isomerase: MSELIVKPSAAPDEQGELMNITPQSAGWEYVGFRIVHLEPGEQLKQSTDENEVCLVLLSGRADVQTQNEKWSNIGQRMSVFEKIPPFSVYVPNDDFYHIEAVTALDIAICSAPGQGQHQARLIAPDAVGVEQRGYGNLERQIHNILPETAPADSLLVVEVFTPSGHWSSYPPHKHDRDALPEESLLEETYYFRVEPEQGFAIQRVYTDDRSLDETLVIRNGEAVLVPRGYHPVSAPPGYEVYYLNVMAGPTRIWKFHNDPDHAWIMTKPAQETTKA, translated from the coding sequence ATGTCAGAGCTAATCGTAAAACCAAGCGCTGCTCCAGACGAGCAGGGCGAGCTTATGAACATAACACCGCAAAGCGCAGGGTGGGAGTATGTCGGTTTTCGAATCGTTCATTTGGAGCCGGGCGAGCAGCTTAAGCAGAGCACGGATGAAAATGAAGTGTGCCTCGTCCTGTTGAGTGGACGTGCGGATGTACAGACGCAAAATGAAAAATGGAGCAATATCGGCCAGCGGATGAGCGTATTTGAGAAAATCCCGCCGTTTTCGGTTTATGTGCCTAATGACGATTTTTATCATATTGAAGCCGTAACCGCGCTGGATATCGCTATTTGCTCTGCGCCTGGCCAAGGCCAGCATCAAGCGAGGCTCATTGCCCCGGATGCTGTAGGTGTAGAACAGCGCGGATATGGCAATCTGGAGCGCCAAATCCATAACATTTTGCCAGAGACAGCGCCGGCAGACAGCCTGCTTGTCGTTGAAGTTTTTACGCCAAGCGGACATTGGTCCAGCTACCCGCCGCATAAGCATGACCGGGATGCGCTGCCGGAGGAATCGCTGCTGGAGGAAACATATTATTTTCGCGTAGAGCCTGAGCAGGGCTTCGCCATTCAACGTGTGTATACGGATGACCGTTCGCTGGACGAGACACTTGTCATTCGTAATGGCGAAGCGGTTCTCGTACCGCGAGGCTACCATCCGGTAAGTGCGCCTCCGGGCTACGAGGTGTATTATTTGAACGTTATGGCTGGACCTACGCGCATTTGGAAGTTTCATAATGATCCAGACCATGCTTGGATAATGACAAAACCAGCCCAGGAAACAACCAAAGCTTAG
- the iolG gene encoding inositol 2-dehydrogenase, with product MVQKIKIGIIGAGRIGKIHADNLLRLPQVEIAAISDLFANAELEAWAAARGIATVTKDSAALIADPEINAIFICSSTDTHVPLIKQAAEAGKHIFCEKPVSMTLSQTEEAVEAVQKAGVKLQIGFNRRFDHNFKRIREHVEQGTIGETHIVKITSRDPNPPHKDYIKVSGGIFMDMMIHDFDMARFLAGSEVEEVFAQGNVLIDPVFAECDDLDTAIVTLRFQNGALGVIDNSRQAVYGYDQRVEVFGSKGSAAATNDHPNTAEISTAEGIVRDKPLHFFLERYNAAYVEETELFIEALLQNKKVMVDGNDALQAERIAKAAKLSVKLGRPVKLNELHELT from the coding sequence ATGGTACAAAAAATTAAAATCGGCATTATCGGCGCAGGCCGCATCGGAAAAATCCATGCCGACAACTTGCTGAGGCTTCCACAAGTAGAAATTGCTGCAATCAGCGATTTGTTCGCAAACGCGGAGCTGGAAGCTTGGGCCGCGGCTCGCGGCATCGCGACCGTTACAAAAGACAGCGCTGCGCTTATCGCAGACCCTGAAATCAACGCCATTTTTATTTGTTCTTCAACAGATACACATGTCCCGCTCATTAAACAGGCTGCCGAAGCGGGCAAGCATATTTTTTGCGAAAAACCAGTCAGCATGACGCTTTCGCAAACAGAGGAAGCAGTAGAAGCGGTACAGAAAGCCGGCGTAAAGCTGCAAATCGGATTTAACCGCCGCTTCGACCATAACTTTAAACGGATTCGCGAGCATGTGGAGCAAGGAACGATTGGCGAGACGCATATTGTGAAAATTACGTCGCGCGATCCGAACCCGCCGCATAAGGATTACATCAAGGTATCCGGCGGCATTTTCATGGACATGATGATTCATGATTTTGATATGGCAAGGTTTTTGGCTGGCAGCGAGGTTGAGGAGGTTTTTGCACAAGGCAATGTCCTCATTGATCCTGTATTTGCCGAATGTGATGATCTCGATACGGCCATTGTAACGCTGCGCTTCCAAAACGGCGCGCTTGGCGTCATCGACAATAGTCGTCAGGCTGTATATGGCTACGACCAGCGAGTTGAGGTATTTGGCTCCAAGGGCAGCGCCGCCGCAACGAATGATCATCCGAATACAGCGGAAATCAGCACCGCGGAAGGTATTGTGAGGGATAAGCCGCTGCACTTTTTCCTTGAACGCTACAATGCTGCTTATGTAGAGGAAACGGAGTTATTTATTGAAGCGCTGCTGCAAAATAAGAAGGTAATGGTCGACGGCAACGATGCGCTGCAAGCCGAGCGAATTGCAAAGGCGGCGAAGCTTTCCGTGAAGCTAGGACGACCTGTGAAGCTTAATGAGCTTCATGAACTGACGTAA
- a CDS encoding CoA-acylating methylmalonate-semialdehyde dehydrogenase: MTATLSNWIGGKWVASASGQTEAVYNPATEEVLAYVPLSSNEDVEQAVANSKEAYTSWSRTPVPKRARVLFKYQQLLVDHWEELAQLVTKENGKSYAEAYGEVLRGIECVEFAAGAPNLMMGKQLPDIATGLESGMYRYPIGVIGGITPFNFPMMVPCWMFPLAIACGNTFVLKPSERTPLLANRLAELFQEAGLPDGVLNIVHGAHDVVNGLLKHPDVKGISFVGSQPVAEYVYRTGTAEGKRVQALAGAKNHSIVMPDADLDLTVKEITNAAFGSAGERCMACAVVVAVGDVADKLVEKLLQTADSLTIGNGLESGVFLGPVIRGPHKERTLRYIEIGEQEGAQLLRDGRKDAAAAADAKGYFVGPTLFDGVHKEMTIWKDEIFAPVLAIARVETLEEAIELANASEFANGACLFTKDGSNVRTFRETIEAGMLGVNLGVPAPMAFFPFSGWKKSFYGDLHANGTDGVEFYTRKKMVTARW; this comes from the coding sequence ATGACAGCAACATTAAGCAATTGGATTGGCGGAAAATGGGTAGCATCGGCATCGGGGCAGACAGAAGCGGTTTACAACCCGGCAACTGAAGAGGTATTGGCTTATGTACCGTTATCTTCAAATGAAGATGTCGAGCAGGCTGTAGCCAATTCGAAAGAAGCCTACACTTCATGGAGTCGTACACCTGTACCAAAACGGGCCCGCGTATTGTTCAAATACCAGCAGCTGCTCGTTGATCATTGGGAAGAGCTAGCACAGCTGGTCACAAAAGAAAACGGCAAAAGCTATGCCGAAGCTTATGGCGAAGTGCTGCGCGGCATTGAATGCGTGGAGTTCGCGGCTGGCGCGCCTAACCTGATGATGGGCAAGCAGCTTCCTGATATTGCTACTGGCCTTGAGTCCGGCATGTACCGTTACCCAATTGGCGTCATCGGCGGTATTACGCCGTTTAACTTCCCAATGATGGTGCCGTGCTGGATGTTCCCGCTTGCGATAGCCTGCGGCAATACGTTCGTGCTTAAGCCGTCGGAGCGTACGCCGCTGCTTGCGAATCGCCTGGCAGAGCTGTTTCAGGAAGCGGGTCTTCCAGATGGCGTGCTAAACATCGTTCATGGTGCGCATGATGTCGTAAATGGCTTGCTGAAGCACCCGGATGTGAAAGGCATTTCGTTCGTTGGCTCGCAGCCTGTTGCGGAGTATGTTTATCGCACGGGAACTGCGGAGGGCAAACGTGTGCAAGCGCTCGCTGGCGCAAAAAATCATTCCATCGTCATGCCGGATGCTGACCTTGACCTGACGGTTAAAGAAATTACGAATGCTGCCTTCGGTTCGGCAGGCGAACGCTGCATGGCTTGCGCAGTTGTTGTCGCTGTCGGCGATGTAGCTGATAAGCTCGTAGAAAAACTGCTGCAAACGGCTGATTCCCTCACCATTGGCAACGGGCTTGAGTCCGGTGTCTTCCTTGGTCCGGTTATTCGTGGACCGCATAAGGAGCGGACGCTTCGCTATATTGAAATCGGCGAGCAGGAAGGCGCACAGCTGCTGCGCGATGGACGCAAAGATGCTGCTGCTGCGGCTGATGCGAAGGGCTATTTTGTCGGCCCAACCTTGTTTGACGGCGTTCATAAGGAAATGACGATCTGGAAGGATGAAATTTTCGCTCCGGTACTGGCGATTGCGCGGGTTGAGACGCTGGAGGAAGCGATTGAGCTTGCGAATGCATCCGAGTTTGCAAATGGCGCCTGCCTGTTCACGAAGGATGGCAGCAACGTCCGCACATTCCGCGAAACGATTGAAGCAGGCATGCTCGGAGTCAATCTTGGCGTTCCAGCCCCAATGGCGTTTTTCCCTTTCTCCGGCTGGAAAAAATCATTCTACGGCGATTTGCATGCCAACGGCACCGATGGGGTCGAATTTTATACGCGTAAAAAAATGGTAACCGCTCGTTGGTAG